One genomic region from Alteromonas pelagimontana encodes:
- the uspE gene encoding universal stress protein UspE: protein MINYNQLLVVIDPERDRQPALSRALEVADKTGAAITAILVVYDFSYDMTTMLSGEEREAMRDAVVKDKAEWLKNILANHTSQPIDVVVEWHNRAHEAITHYVTDNHVDMVIKATKRHDDFASILFTPTDWHLLRRCPCPVLLVKDHAWPAQGNILAALNVGTEDREHAQLNEKLTSIAQDYANLLIANVHLVNSYPGTPLNVSIEVPEFDSATYNNSVRNHHIEEMEAHAKKFKIDFKNCHVIEGMPEKVVPQVAKKIDCELVIIGTVGRVGISAALIGNTAEHVIDELECDVLAVKPDGFSSRR, encoded by the coding sequence ATGATCAACTATAATCAACTATTGGTGGTTATTGACCCGGAACGTGATAGGCAACCTGCCCTTTCCAGAGCGCTGGAGGTGGCTGATAAAACAGGGGCAGCTATCACGGCGATATTGGTGGTTTATGATTTTTCTTATGACATGACTACCATGTTATCTGGTGAAGAACGCGAAGCTATGCGCGACGCAGTGGTTAAAGATAAAGCCGAATGGCTAAAGAACATCCTTGCCAACCATACATCTCAACCTATTGATGTTGTCGTGGAATGGCATAATCGCGCTCACGAAGCCATCACCCACTATGTGACTGACAATCATGTCGATATGGTAATTAAAGCCACTAAACGTCACGATGATTTTGCTTCAATTTTGTTTACCCCCACCGACTGGCATCTGCTTAGAAGGTGTCCTTGTCCTGTTTTGCTGGTAAAAGATCATGCATGGCCAGCGCAGGGCAACATTCTTGCCGCGTTGAATGTGGGCACAGAAGATCGTGAGCACGCACAGCTTAATGAAAAATTAACCTCTATTGCTCAGGATTACGCGAACTTACTCATTGCCAATGTCCATCTGGTAAACTCATATCCCGGTACACCTTTAAATGTCTCCATTGAAGTGCCTGAGTTCGATTCGGCTACTTATAACAATTCGGTGCGTAATCACCACATTGAAGAAATGGAAGCCCACGCGAAGAAGTTTAAAATAGACTTCAAAAACTGCCATGTTATAGAAGGGATGCCCGAAAAAGTTGTTCCTCAGGTGGCGAAAAAAATTGATTGTGAATTGGTGATAATCGGTACGGTGGGAAGAGTAGGTATTTCCGCAGCACTTATAGGCAATACTGCTGAACACGTTATTGATGAACTAGAGTGTGATGTACTTGCAGTAAAACCGGATGGATTTAGTTCGCGTCGCTAA
- the ttcA gene encoding tRNA 2-thiocytidine(32) synthetase TtcA — translation MNQQAASASPQSIHSSKSKQKYSFNKLQKRLRRNVGKAIEDFGMIADGDKVMVCLSGGKDSYTMLDILLFLKNIAPIHFDIVAVNLDQKQPGFPEHVLPEYLQNLGVDYKIVEEDTYSIVLDKVPEGKTTCSLCSRLRRGILYRTAKEIGATKIALGHHRDDMLETLFLNMFHGGKLKSMPPKLVSDDGQNIVIRPLAYCSEKDIEKYSNAAEFPIIPCNLCGSQENLQRQNIKHMLQDWNKRFPGRIESMFRALQNVTPSHLVDKNLYDFKAIATTDGPVDDGDIAFDSPNFTSASGIDDENSVQIVNLTE, via the coding sequence ATGAATCAGCAAGCCGCCAGTGCCAGCCCGCAGTCTATCCATAGTTCGAAAAGCAAACAGAAATACAGCTTTAACAAGCTTCAAAAACGATTACGAAGAAATGTGGGGAAAGCCATTGAGGATTTCGGCATGATCGCCGACGGCGATAAAGTCATGGTTTGCCTGTCTGGCGGCAAAGATAGTTATACAATGCTGGATATATTGCTGTTTTTAAAGAATATCGCGCCAATTCATTTTGATATTGTTGCGGTCAATCTCGATCAAAAGCAGCCTGGATTTCCTGAACACGTGCTGCCTGAATACCTGCAGAACCTTGGTGTCGACTACAAAATAGTAGAGGAAGATACTTACTCAATAGTGCTGGATAAAGTGCCTGAAGGTAAAACAACCTGCTCGTTGTGCAGTCGCTTGCGTAGAGGCATTTTATATCGCACAGCAAAAGAGATTGGAGCAACGAAAATCGCCCTCGGCCATCACCGCGACGATATGTTAGAAACCCTGTTTTTGAATATGTTTCATGGCGGCAAACTTAAATCTATGCCACCGAAGCTCGTCAGTGATGACGGTCAGAATATTGTTATCCGACCCCTCGCCTACTGTAGCGAAAAAGATATTGAGAAATATTCAAACGCTGCTGAGTTTCCTATTATTCCGTGTAACCTCTGTGGCTCTCAGGAGAACCTTCAGCGCCAGAATATCAAGCACATGCTACAGGATTGGAACAAGCGCTTTCCAGGCCGTATTGAATCAATGTTTCGTGCATTACAAAATGTCACTCCCTCTCATTTGGTCGATAAAAATCTATATGATTTTAAGGCCATTGCTACAACAGATGGTCCGGTAGACGATGGCGATATTGCTTTCGATTCGCCGAATTTTACCTCTGCTTCTGGCATTGATGATGAGAATTCAGTGCAAATAGTCAATCTGACGGAATAA
- the rssA gene encoding patatin-like phospholipase RssA — protein sequence MKIGIALGAGAARGWTHIGIIQALEKLGVKIDIVAGCSIGAYVGAAYASGKLEGLKDWSCSLTEWQILSLMGVGIRRGGIASGQKVFAKLQNEFCAPTFEEMEKPFAVVATDLYSGREVMFSTGDIAEPIQASCAIPALFSPVAFQDRWLVDGAVVNPVPVNLCRQLGADFVIAVNLNADFRPQRLEKITEEHEEIQRKTDHFFTKSSNAVRQWFSPETKADKPNASPPGILSVMSSSLEILQARVTRSRLAGDPPDILIEPQLTDIGLMEFHKAAALCQRGEETVSRLAEQIRYQLVLG from the coding sequence ATGAAAATAGGAATAGCGCTTGGCGCCGGTGCAGCTCGGGGCTGGACACATATTGGTATTATTCAGGCGCTGGAAAAGTTGGGCGTTAAAATAGATATTGTAGCGGGCTGTTCAATTGGGGCTTATGTCGGTGCAGCTTACGCCAGCGGAAAACTCGAGGGATTAAAAGATTGGTCGTGTTCATTAACTGAATGGCAAATACTTTCATTAATGGGAGTGGGTATCCGTCGCGGCGGTATTGCCAGCGGCCAAAAAGTGTTTGCGAAACTACAAAACGAATTTTGCGCCCCCACATTCGAAGAAATGGAGAAGCCATTTGCTGTTGTTGCCACTGATCTTTATTCCGGCCGTGAAGTAATGTTCAGCACGGGTGATATTGCAGAGCCAATTCAGGCTTCTTGTGCAATACCCGCGCTTTTTAGCCCTGTGGCCTTTCAGGACCGCTGGCTGGTAGACGGTGCCGTGGTTAATCCTGTGCCCGTGAATCTTTGTCGGCAACTGGGCGCAGACTTTGTTATTGCGGTAAATCTGAATGCCGATTTTCGCCCCCAACGGCTGGAGAAAATCACTGAAGAGCATGAAGAAATCCAACGCAAAACCGACCATTTCTTCACCAAAAGCTCCAATGCGGTTCGTCAATGGTTTTCACCTGAAACCAAAGCCGATAAGCCAAACGCGTCACCGCCAGGAATATTAAGCGTAATGAGCAGCTCGCTGGAAATTTTACAAGCTCGCGTTACGCGCTCAAGATTGGCGGGCGATCCGCCTGATATTCTCATTGAGCCGCAGTTAACGGATATCGGCTTAATGGAATTCCATAAAGCGGCAGCGTTATGTCAGCGCGGTGAAGAAACAGTATCTCGCTTAGCAGAACAAATCCGGTACCAACTTGTGTTGGGCTAA
- a CDS encoding DUF2987 domain-containing protein, producing the protein MKKLTFLLCAFLTFSSYAEVLNVEYSRFYSHVRKLNDEDTKALQFAFGFVRVGEGHLCKINDAKIVTQKQTLPLEVTSENRFTVPSEKVLKMAEAVVRIDLEEAANVCDMSVQLETKPEYLKTEYTAEELDMLLEQYRSFFNEMGSFLSFMMPSVEGLLFHFENGTLNTAPKDTPAINGGMLMLKTQWLEQKKSLSLPEKPLRITAIASKG; encoded by the coding sequence ATGAAAAAGCTAACTTTCTTACTCTGTGCTTTTTTAACCTTTTCAAGTTATGCGGAAGTGCTGAATGTTGAGTACAGTCGATTTTATAGTCATGTCAGAAAACTAAATGATGAAGATACCAAGGCACTTCAGTTTGCTTTCGGGTTTGTCCGGGTTGGGGAAGGGCATCTGTGCAAAATAAATGATGCAAAAATTGTTACCCAGAAACAGACACTACCGCTGGAAGTAACATCAGAAAACCGCTTTACCGTACCTTCAGAGAAAGTGCTGAAAATGGCAGAAGCAGTAGTCCGTATTGACCTTGAAGAGGCTGCCAATGTTTGCGATATGTCTGTACAGCTTGAAACCAAGCCTGAATATCTGAAGACGGAATATACCGCAGAAGAACTGGATATGTTACTTGAACAATATCGTTCGTTTTTTAACGAAATGGGAAGCTTCCTTTCCTTTATGATGCCTTCTGTAGAAGGGTTATTGTTCCACTTCGAAAACGGTACGTTAAACACCGCGCCAAAAGATACGCCTGCTATAAACGGCGGAATGCTGATGCTGAAAACGCAGTGGTTAGAACAGAAAAAATCATTGTCGTTACCCGAGAAGCCGCTGCGTATTACGGCTATTGCATCGAAGGGTTAG
- a CDS encoding glucosaminidase domain-containing protein, with translation MHKTETTKIVLITVAVLAVIVINAWILTNREPDILDVPETEQSDKPVPDFNAIDNVSKKKTTFFNYLRPEVEKQNEYLLSLRHYIQTLQRKVNSNEALSDDDKERIDWLVEEYAVEEDLDVDDQIAALLKKVDILPVELVLAQAANESAWGTSRFAQEGYNFFGLWCFKRGCGFVPSRRTKGADHEVAKFPNLSRATYTYMRNLNRHYAYRDLRNIRSTLRANQLPVTGVALAEGLLNYSERGVAYVEELQAMIRFNQEFLAE, from the coding sequence ATGCATAAAACAGAAACGACAAAAATTGTCTTAATTACCGTCGCTGTTCTCGCTGTTATTGTCATTAATGCCTGGATATTAACGAATCGCGAACCGGATATTCTTGATGTACCTGAAACTGAGCAATCAGATAAGCCGGTTCCCGATTTTAATGCAATTGATAACGTCAGCAAGAAGAAAACCACCTTCTTTAATTATTTGCGCCCGGAAGTCGAAAAGCAAAACGAATACCTGTTGTCGCTGCGCCATTATATTCAAACGTTACAACGGAAAGTGAATAGTAATGAAGCGCTTTCTGATGATGATAAGGAGCGTATAGACTGGCTGGTGGAAGAGTATGCCGTTGAAGAAGATTTGGATGTAGACGACCAGATAGCGGCACTTCTTAAAAAAGTTGATATTTTACCTGTCGAACTGGTACTGGCACAGGCGGCAAATGAATCCGCGTGGGGAACCAGTCGGTTCGCTCAGGAAGGGTACAATTTCTTCGGCTTGTGGTGTTTTAAGCGAGGCTGTGGTTTTGTTCCATCTCGCAGAACGAAGGGCGCGGATCACGAAGTCGCCAAGTTTCCGAATTTGTCCCGCGCTACTTACACGTATATGCGTAATTTGAACCGTCATTACGCTTACCGGGATCTGCGAAATATTCGCTCAACTTTAAGGGCAAATCAACTGCCCGTTACGGGTGTGGCACTGGCTGAAGGATTGTTAAATTATTCTGAACGTGGTGTGGCATATGTTGAAGAATTACAGGCAATGATTCGATTTAATCAGGAGTTTTTGGCCGAATGA
- a CDS encoding DUF2189 domain-containing protein: MNNHEQGRPPSSSPQNNLENALAGNYTFNVKDVFVRANRIVKAQIWQLVQACAVLFVVVAVMVSILMHQYSVSDLEQLSQTRRAVIDIVVILVMAPLTTGLMMVGVNAARGRSVAPFDIFRYLSMTVVLALAQLVISILVQLGLALLVLPGLYVFVATSFTLPLIAEKRMGVTSAMLLSCRVINKYLAGFATLFLIFAALLIISLLTFGIALIWVMPLYYVTLGVLYCDLFGEESVLTTSHLPKNESTFDA; encoded by the coding sequence TTGAATAATCATGAGCAGGGAAGACCGCCTTCTTCCTCCCCCCAAAACAATTTAGAAAATGCGCTGGCAGGCAATTATACGTTTAACGTAAAAGATGTTTTTGTCCGCGCCAACCGTATTGTTAAGGCACAGATCTGGCAATTGGTGCAGGCATGCGCCGTGCTCTTCGTTGTGGTCGCTGTGATGGTATCTATATTGATGCATCAGTATTCAGTAAGTGACTTAGAGCAGCTTAGCCAAACCCGAAGAGCGGTTATTGATATTGTGGTTATTTTAGTCATGGCACCACTTACCACTGGTTTAATGATGGTAGGCGTCAATGCCGCTCGAGGACGTTCAGTCGCCCCTTTTGATATTTTTCGTTATTTATCAATGACAGTTGTATTGGCATTGGCTCAGTTGGTAATTTCTATTCTGGTACAATTAGGTTTGGCATTACTGGTTTTGCCGGGCCTGTACGTTTTTGTCGCCACTTCCTTTACGTTACCGCTGATTGCAGAAAAACGCATGGGAGTGACTTCTGCAATGTTGCTTTCCTGTCGTGTGATTAATAAATATCTGGCTGGCTTTGCAACACTGTTTCTTATCTTTGCGGCGCTGTTAATCATCAGTTTGTTAACCTTTGGAATCGCGCTGATCTGGGTAATGCCGCTGTATTATGTCACTCTTGGGGTGCTGTATTGCGATCTTTTTGGTGAAGAATCTGTACTCACCACTTCGCATTTACCAAAAAATGAGTCGACGTTTGATGCATAA
- a CDS encoding LysE family translocator yields the protein MTPYIDEFITIAIIHLVAVASPGPDFAVVVRHSVTYGRRAALLTSIGIGLGILLHVGYSLIGLSVVIKTTPWLFRTISYLAAAYLVYLAIGALRSGPSSSPAVVGVDTKNKATMSDRKALWTGFLTNGLNPKATLFFLSVFTAIINIDTPFSIKLMYGIYLSVATGVWFCFLSYLLSSSKIAHLIGSKGYWLDRVMGVLLLGLAAKLVWL from the coding sequence ATGACACCGTACATCGATGAATTTATTACCATAGCCATTATTCACTTAGTTGCTGTTGCCAGTCCGGGGCCGGATTTTGCTGTTGTGGTGAGACACAGCGTGACTTATGGCCGCCGGGCCGCATTACTAACCAGCATCGGTATCGGGTTGGGTATCTTATTGCACGTCGGTTATTCTCTTATCGGATTAAGTGTGGTGATAAAAACCACGCCCTGGCTATTTCGCACAATTAGCTATCTGGCTGCCGCCTATCTGGTGTATCTGGCGATAGGTGCATTGCGAAGCGGGCCTTCATCTTCGCCCGCAGTAGTGGGTGTCGACACTAAAAATAAAGCGACAATGTCTGACAGGAAAGCCCTGTGGACGGGATTTCTCACCAACGGGCTTAATCCCAAAGCCACACTGTTTTTCCTTTCGGTGTTTACGGCAATCATTAATATTGATACCCCTTTTAGTATTAAATTGATGTACGGAATCTATTTATCAGTAGCGACAGGTGTATGGTTTTGCTTTCTTTCCTACTTATTAAGTTCCAGTAAAATTGCACATCTTATCGGATCAAAAGGATACTGGCTGGATAGGGTGATGGGGGTGTTACTTTTAGGGCTCGCGGCAAAATTGGTTTGGCTGTAG
- the cobB gene encoding Sir2 family NAD+-dependent deacetylase, giving the protein MRELPRIVVLTGAGVSAESGLKTFRDNNGLWEQHRVEEVATPEAFATNPALVYRFYNARREQLQQPEIAPNAAHIALAECEKALGDNFLLVTQNVDDLHERASSECVIHMHGQLLSARCCQSGKSHVWKTSFDADTHCPCCKPPARLRPNIVWFGEMPLRMEDIISALSNADIFIAIGTSGQVYPAAGFVQLAKDNGARTIELNLQPSDTITLFDESKQGLASEIVPAFLRELLEEWQYPRH; this is encoded by the coding sequence GTGAGAGAATTGCCAAGGATAGTTGTACTCACCGGTGCGGGTGTGTCAGCAGAGTCGGGTTTAAAGACGTTTCGGGATAATAACGGCCTGTGGGAACAACATCGCGTTGAAGAAGTCGCAACGCCTGAAGCGTTTGCCACAAATCCTGCTTTAGTTTACCGTTTTTATAACGCTCGACGGGAGCAGTTACAGCAACCGGAAATCGCCCCTAATGCAGCGCATATAGCGCTGGCTGAATGTGAAAAGGCCTTAGGTGATAATTTTCTTTTGGTAACGCAAAATGTGGATGACTTACATGAGCGGGCAAGCAGTGAGTGCGTTATTCATATGCACGGTCAACTTCTTTCTGCCCGATGTTGCCAAAGCGGGAAAAGTCATGTCTGGAAAACGTCCTTTGACGCTGATACTCACTGTCCTTGTTGCAAACCGCCAGCGCGGCTTCGACCAAACATCGTCTGGTTTGGCGAGATGCCATTGAGAATGGAAGATATTATAAGTGCGTTATCCAACGCCGATATTTTCATTGCTATAGGTACATCAGGACAAGTGTATCCTGCAGCAGGATTTGTTCAGTTGGCAAAAGACAACGGAGCAAGAACCATAGAATTAAATTTGCAACCCAGTGACACAATAACCTTGTTTGATGAATCGAAACAGGGGCTGGCTTCTGAAATTGTGCCAGCATTTTTACGCGAGTTACTGGAAGAGTGGCAGTATCCGAGACATTAA
- a CDS encoding sulfurtransferase → MKTALISVAELQQALVQEPLMILRALMKDPINGTADNHQSDFLPNTFNFDIDSEGSDPSSSLPHTFPGVDTLALHLGHIGLSIDTPVVVYDNHGIYSAPRVWWLLKALGHKNVKILDGGLPAWKAAALPINPGSAVPGHNRFYEPQPEADWFVGAGEVEASLGSATQIVDARSRDRFSGKVPEPRAGVRRGHIPGSYNVPFTELLKNQRFKKVRTLKDAFAQAGVDLSKPIICSCGSGVTACIAGVAALLSGATVVSVYDGSWAEWGANTQYPVEV, encoded by the coding sequence ATGAAAACCGCATTAATTTCAGTGGCTGAATTACAGCAGGCGTTAGTGCAGGAACCGCTGATGATACTTCGTGCATTGATGAAAGATCCGATTAATGGTACCGCTGACAATCATCAATCCGATTTTTTGCCTAATACATTTAATTTTGATATTGATAGTGAAGGAAGCGATCCCTCATCGTCTTTACCTCATACTTTCCCCGGCGTTGACACGCTGGCGCTTCATCTGGGGCACATTGGCTTAAGCATCGATACACCCGTAGTGGTTTACGATAACCACGGTATTTATTCAGCGCCCCGCGTGTGGTGGTTGTTGAAAGCGCTGGGTCATAAAAATGTGAAGATTCTTGATGGCGGTTTACCGGCGTGGAAGGCCGCTGCGTTACCCATTAATCCGGGCTCTGCAGTGCCGGGACACAATCGTTTTTACGAACCTCAGCCTGAAGCTGACTGGTTTGTTGGCGCTGGCGAAGTGGAAGCGTCATTAGGCTCAGCCACACAGATTGTGGATGCGCGTAGTCGTGACAGGTTCAGTGGAAAAGTACCGGAACCGAGGGCTGGCGTTCGTCGAGGGCACATACCGGGTTCGTACAATGTGCCGTTTACGGAATTATTGAAAAATCAGCGGTTTAAAAAGGTGAGGACGCTTAAAGACGCTTTTGCACAAGCGGGCGTGGACTTAAGTAAGCCAATTATCTGCAGTTGTGGTTCGGGTGTTACAGCCTGCATTGCTGGCGTTGCCGCTTTACTGAGCGGCGCGACAGTGGTGAGCGTGTACGATGGTTCATGGGCAGAGTGGGGGGCAAATACGCAATATCCGGTGGAGGTATAA
- a CDS encoding CocE/NonD family hydrolase, producing MRRLQVKIAGQWLLAFAIITLSAFSAAAESQDKRAEYIRSHYAKYEYHIPMRDGKKLFTSVYIPYDSSKKYPMLMQRTPYRVAPYGTSDYKTRLGPSQKFEEKGYIFVFQDVRGKQMSEGEFVNMRPQDAYTRGKDAVDDATDTYDTIDWLVKNVPGNNGKVGMWGISYPGYYTSVSAINSHKALKAISPQAPIADWFFDDFHRNGAFSTPMAFLFFDSFDKPREGVFPFRAKGENELQTPDGYDFFKNLGPHSNVDKKYFKGERPFWNELTQHPNYDDYWQARNVLQHLNDIKPAVMIVGGWYDTEDLYGPLATYQKMSDGNKKKNVQIVMGPWYHGQWIRDKGTNLGEAQFGFETSIWFQDNVLLPFFEQHLRESANDSYNAKATVFETGANRWRTFAQWPPKNTHNETLYFQGEEKLGNSKPMVKEGFSDYVSDPNKPVPHSANISRGWDRPYMAEDQRFTARRPDVLVFNSPEMEEDMTIAGPVEASLWVSTDQSAADFVVKIIDVFPGVDENSNEMDAKTGNRHELVRWGIMRGRFRNSFSAPEPFTPNKPTLVKFELYDLLHNFKRGHKLQIQIQSSIFPFLDRNPQNYVDNIFNATPKDYVRAQHKVYHNTEFPSHIAFDVLSK from the coding sequence ATGCGACGACTTCAAGTTAAAATTGCGGGGCAGTGGCTGCTAGCTTTTGCAATAATTACGCTAAGCGCTTTTAGTGCGGCGGCAGAGAGCCAAGATAAACGGGCCGAATATATCCGCTCACATTATGCTAAATACGAATACCACATTCCCATGCGTGACGGCAAAAAGCTGTTTACCTCAGTGTACATTCCCTACGACAGTTCAAAAAAATACCCGATGTTGATGCAGCGCACGCCTTATCGCGTCGCGCCTTACGGAACTTCGGATTACAAAACCCGCCTGGGGCCAAGCCAAAAGTTTGAGGAAAAAGGCTACATTTTTGTTTTTCAGGACGTGCGTGGAAAGCAAATGTCGGAAGGGGAGTTTGTGAATATGCGTCCCCAGGACGCCTACACACGCGGCAAGGATGCGGTTGATGATGCCACCGACACTTATGACACTATTGATTGGCTGGTGAAAAACGTACCCGGCAACAATGGTAAAGTAGGGATGTGGGGCATTTCCTACCCTGGCTATTACACTTCGGTGTCGGCTATCAACAGCCATAAGGCGCTGAAAGCCATTTCACCGCAGGCGCCCATTGCCGATTGGTTCTTTGATGACTTTCATCGCAATGGCGCATTCTCTACGCCCATGGCTTTTTTATTCTTTGATTCTTTTGATAAACCTCGCGAGGGCGTGTTTCCTTTTCGCGCCAAGGGAGAAAACGAATTGCAGACGCCTGACGGCTATGATTTTTTCAAAAACCTGGGGCCGCATTCTAATGTAGATAAAAAGTACTTTAAGGGTGAACGGCCGTTCTGGAACGAGCTGACGCAGCATCCCAATTACGATGATTATTGGCAGGCACGCAATGTATTACAACACCTGAACGATATTAAACCCGCAGTGATGATTGTGGGCGGCTGGTATGATACCGAAGATCTGTACGGTCCACTTGCTACTTATCAAAAAATGTCTGATGGCAACAAGAAAAAGAATGTCCAAATCGTAATGGGGCCCTGGTACCACGGTCAATGGATTCGGGATAAGGGAACAAACCTGGGTGAGGCACAGTTTGGCTTTGAAACCAGTATCTGGTTTCAGGACAACGTGTTGTTACCTTTCTTTGAGCAACACCTTCGTGAATCTGCCAATGATAGCTATAACGCCAAAGCTACCGTATTTGAAACCGGAGCGAATCGCTGGCGTACCTTTGCACAGTGGCCGCCAAAAAATACCCACAATGAAACCTTATACTTCCAGGGCGAAGAAAAATTAGGTAACAGTAAACCAATGGTCAAAGAAGGGTTTTCTGATTATGTAAGCGATCCTAACAAGCCCGTTCCTCATTCGGCCAATATTAGCCGTGGCTGGGATCGTCCTTATATGGCAGAAGATCAGCGCTTTACCGCGCGTCGCCCAGACGTATTGGTATTTAACTCACCTGAAATGGAAGAAGACATGACCATCGCGGGGCCGGTAGAGGCATCGCTGTGGGTATCTACTGATCAATCGGCTGCTGATTTTGTGGTCAAAATTATTGATGTATTTCCAGGTGTCGATGAAAACTCCAATGAAATGGATGCTAAAACGGGTAATCGTCATGAGTTGGTTCGCTGGGGTATAATGCGTGGTCGGTTCAGAAACAGCTTCAGTGCGCCTGAACCCTTTACCCCAAATAAGCCGACGCTGGTTAAATTTGAGCTGTATGATCTGCTGCATAATTTCAAACGCGGTCATAAGTTGCAGATTCAAATCCAAAGCAGTATTTTTCCGTTTCTGGACAGAAACCCGCAAAATTATGTTGATAACATTTTTAATGCCACGCCTAAAGATTATGTGCGTGCGCAACATAAGGTTTATCATAATACCGAGTTTCCCAGCCACATCGCCTTTGATGTGCTGAGCAAATAA